The Aminithiophilus ramosus genome contains a region encoding:
- the cas1e gene encoding type I-E CRISPR-associated endonuclease Cas1e codes for MIQRQPLPKLSPIPIKDRASLAFVERGLIDVLDGTFVVVDEKGIRTHIPVGGICCIMLEPGSRISHAAVALAARVGTLLLWVGEAGVRLYGAGQPGGARSDRLLYQASLALENDARLKVARKMYELRFGRPCNPNHSIEQLRGIEGARVKTLYQQLAKRYGVRWDGRRYDPRNASAADETNRCLSSATACLYGVCEAAVLAAGYSPAIGFVHTGKPRSFVFDIADIFKFESVVPVAFQIAAKRPQDPEGDVRRACRDAFRQTKLLKKVIPAIEEILAAGGSPCLRPPKTHWNPPSWRTRELATLVIVAENIPDRLRGRLAVWLLEIRTGVYVGDFSRRIREFIWENVSSGLGGGNVVMVWSAPTESGFEFLSLGTNRREPVDCCGLLLSRYTPKEPSTAETDDPR; via the coding sequence ATGATACAGCGGCAGCCTCTGCCCAAACTCTCCCCGATCCCCATCAAGGACCGGGCCAGCCTGGCCTTCGTCGAGCGCGGGCTGATCGACGTTCTGGACGGCACCTTTGTCGTCGTCGACGAGAAGGGCATCCGTACCCATATCCCCGTCGGAGGGATCTGCTGCATCATGCTCGAACCCGGATCGCGAATCTCCCATGCCGCCGTCGCCTTGGCCGCACGTGTCGGGACCCTGCTGCTGTGGGTCGGAGAGGCCGGCGTCCGCCTCTACGGCGCGGGCCAGCCCGGAGGAGCCCGGTCCGATCGCCTGCTTTATCAGGCCTCTCTGGCCCTGGAGAACGACGCCCGCCTGAAAGTGGCCCGGAAGATGTATGAACTCCGCTTCGGACGACCCTGCAATCCCAACCATTCCATCGAGCAGCTGCGCGGAATCGAGGGAGCCCGGGTCAAAACCCTCTACCAGCAGCTGGCCAAGCGTTACGGCGTTCGTTGGGACGGTCGGCGCTACGACCCCCGTAACGCCTCGGCGGCGGACGAGACGAACCGCTGTCTCAGCTCGGCCACAGCCTGTCTCTACGGCGTTTGCGAGGCTGCCGTCCTGGCGGCGGGCTATTCGCCCGCCATCGGCTTCGTCCACACCGGCAAACCGAGATCGTTCGTCTTCGACATCGCCGACATCTTCAAATTCGAGTCCGTCGTTCCCGTCGCCTTTCAGATCGCCGCCAAGCGCCCCCAAGACCCGGAAGGTGACGTGCGAAGGGCCTGCCGAGACGCCTTCCGGCAGACGAAACTTCTCAAGAAGGTCATACCGGCCATCGAAGAGATTCTGGCCGCGGGGGGCTCCCCGTGCCTGAGGCCCCCGAAGACGCACTGGAACCCGCCTTCATGGAGGACGAGGGAATTGGCGACATTGGTCATCGTTGCTGAGAACATTCCCGATCGCCTTCGGGGCCGCTTGGCCGTCTGGCTTCTGGAGATCCGAACGGGAGTCTACGTGGGCGATTTCTCAAGGCGCATCAGGGAATTCATATGGGAGAACGTCTCTTCCGGGCTGGGGGGAGGCAATGTTGTCATGGTCTGGAGCGCTCCGACGGAAAGCGGTTTCGAGTTCCTTTCTTTAGGGACGAATCGTCGGGAACCTGTCGATTGCTGCGGCCTCCTGCTGAGCCGCTACACCCCGAAAGAACCCTCGACCGCCGAAACAGACGACCCGCGTTGA
- the cas6e gene encoding type I-E CRISPR-associated protein Cas6/Cse3/CasE: MFISKWQFPSSLGKNPYALHRLLWKAFPGEEVKRRPFLFRSESDGKALSVIMLSDSEPLETEGNALLRASPFDIRLTSSPYAFSLRANPIKRLSQARCRVPLVGEESLFDWLTRKMGGICTLEKVTIRHREEMHFRKEGIPGKIVSVDYEGLLFPRDPEALLLLMKQGIGPAKAFGCGLLLLGRP, translated from the coding sequence ATGTTCATCAGTAAATGGCAGTTCCCGTCATCTCTGGGCAAAAATCCCTACGCCCTTCACCGCCTTCTCTGGAAGGCCTTTCCCGGAGAGGAGGTAAAACGCCGCCCCTTCCTTTTCCGCTCAGAAAGCGACGGCAAGGCCCTCTCCGTCATCATGCTTTCCGACAGCGAACCCCTTGAGACGGAAGGAAACGCTCTCCTTCGGGCGAGCCCTTTCGACATCCGCCTCACCTCTTCTCCCTACGCCTTCTCTTTGAGGGCCAACCCGATCAAACGGCTCTCTCAGGCCCGGTGCCGCGTCCCTCTCGTCGGGGAGGAAAGCCTCTTCGACTGGCTGACCCGCAAAATGGGGGGCATCTGCACTTTGGAAAAGGTGACGATACGCCACCGGGAAGAAATGCACTTCAGGAAAGAGGGAATCCCGGGTAAAATCGTCAGTGTCGACTACGAAGGTCTGCTCTTTCCCCGAGATCCGGAGGCTCTGCTCCTTCTCATGAAGCAGGGGATCGGTCCGGCCAAAGCCTTCGGCTGCGGCCTCCTTCTTCTGGGAAGACCATGA
- the cas5e gene encoding type I-E CRISPR-associated protein Cas5/CasD encodes MARYLILKLQGLFQAWGGHTFETYRPTELFPTRSGVTGLLGACLGLRRHEKEALADLDRSYSYAVRRDQSPYPATRMVDFHTVQNVRTVKSDPKETEITRREYLEDASFTLALSQSEKAAYDLDRLGEALRRPELTPYLGRRSCPLGRPLFEADLLASSFDEALRAVVPGSGTVYSEEKPARDAVVMRIRDLPVAGSRHFETRRLFVYAAEEDAGHVHQ; translated from the coding sequence GTGGCACGCTACCTGATCCTCAAGCTCCAGGGGCTCTTCCAGGCCTGGGGTGGTCATACCTTCGAGACCTACAGGCCGACGGAACTCTTCCCCACCCGATCGGGGGTCACGGGGCTCCTCGGTGCCTGCCTCGGCCTGAGACGCCACGAAAAGGAGGCCCTCGCAGACCTGGACCGCTCCTACTCCTATGCCGTCCGACGCGACCAATCTCCCTACCCGGCGACGCGGATGGTGGATTTCCATACCGTCCAGAACGTTCGTACCGTAAAGAGCGATCCCAAGGAAACGGAAATTACCCGCCGGGAATACCTTGAAGACGCTTCCTTCACCCTCGCCCTCTCGCAGAGCGAAAAGGCCGCCTATGATCTGGATCGCCTCGGAGAGGCTCTCCGCCGACCCGAACTGACGCCCTACCTGGGCAGAAGAAGCTGCCCCCTGGGGCGCCCCCTCTTCGAGGCCGACCTCCTCGCCTCCTCCTTCGACGAGGCCCTACGCGCCGTCGTTCCCGGCTCGGGAACCGTTTACAGCGAGGAGAAGCCCGCACGGGATGCGGTCGTCATGCGCATCCGCGACCTGCCCGTCGCCGGCAGCCGCCATTTCGAGACCCGACGCCTTTTCGTCTACGCCGCCGAGGAGGATGCGGGCCATGTTCATCAGTAA
- the cas7e gene encoding type I-E CRISPR-associated protein Cas7/Cse4/CasC yields MDRHFLNLHVLISHSSSCLNRDDMNMQKSAYFGGVRRIRVSSQCQKRAIRMSERYKELFGAPSTRTRQDADLFDHFRNQERFKTYSDTLLEYIIRESKMDNKVVTPWIDDEMEKLAKISTEYLREEAISHEDFMALIEKTEKEAIDAAEASDKKKKGKTKKGPKNNSLEGLAKALEKGSKEYLAAGISCIDIALSGRMCASGVLQNVEGALSMAHSITTHAMEAEIDWFTAMDDLKEEAAEEAGAGHLNTQEFGSGVFYRYASIDMRLLTENLGGDSARARETAKGFAELFATVVPTGKQRSFASYSLADLVFAVRSPMPIALHNAFEKPVRATKTGGLMQPSISALAEYWEKIHLGYGLDEESALFSLHDSALEERMTPFSKLLDWIGR; encoded by the coding sequence ATGGACAGGCACTTCCTGAACCTGCACGTCCTCATTTCCCACAGCTCTTCGTGTTTGAATCGAGACGACATGAATATGCAGAAATCGGCCTACTTCGGAGGCGTGAGAAGGATCCGAGTCTCAAGCCAATGCCAGAAAAGAGCCATCCGCATGAGCGAAAGGTACAAAGAGCTCTTTGGGGCTCCTTCCACTCGAACCAGGCAAGACGCGGATCTCTTTGATCATTTCAGAAATCAGGAAAGATTCAAGACTTATTCAGATACCCTTCTGGAATACATAATAAGGGAATCAAAAATGGACAACAAGGTCGTGACTCCGTGGATAGACGATGAGATGGAAAAATTGGCTAAAATATCCACGGAATACCTAAGAGAAGAAGCAATAAGCCATGAGGATTTTATGGCTTTGATCGAAAAAACCGAGAAAGAAGCAATAGACGCAGCAGAAGCAAGCGACAAGAAGAAAAAAGGCAAAACCAAAAAGGGACCCAAAAACAATAGCCTAGAAGGATTGGCAAAGGCTCTTGAAAAAGGTTCCAAGGAGTATCTCGCCGCGGGCATCTCCTGCATCGATATCGCCCTGTCCGGACGGATGTGCGCGTCAGGCGTTCTTCAAAACGTGGAGGGGGCCCTCTCGATGGCTCACTCCATCACGACCCACGCCATGGAGGCCGAGATCGACTGGTTCACCGCCATGGACGACCTCAAAGAAGAGGCCGCCGAAGAGGCCGGTGCGGGCCACCTCAATACCCAGGAGTTCGGATCCGGCGTCTTCTACCGCTATGCCTCGATCGACATGCGACTTCTGACGGAAAATCTCGGCGGCGACAGCGCCAGGGCACGGGAGACGGCCAAAGGCTTCGCCGAACTTTTCGCCACCGTCGTGCCCACGGGCAAGCAACGGAGCTTCGCCTCCTACAGCCTGGCCGATCTGGTCTTCGCCGTCCGCTCCCCTATGCCCATCGCCCTCCATAACGCCTTCGAGAAACCCGTGCGCGCCACGAAGACAGGGGGACTGATGCAGCCTTCCATAAGCGCACTGGCCGAGTATTGGGAGAAAATTCATCTCGGATACGGCCTCGACGAGGAGAGTGCTCTTTTCTCCCTCCACGATAGCGCCCTCGAAGAGCGAATGACCCCTTTCTCCAAGCTCCTGGACTGGATCGGCAGGTAA
- the casB gene encoding type I-E CRISPR-associated protein Cse2/CasB, with protein MESGFDFVQLKTTYEAMKNGPKADIRRASLPQDLVLHGAFYRLLPEGTAPTPQWQRVIFMLPWAGHHPEAFSLGQRLAQGEKKVSEQRLFQLLRSEFPQDLLHLRRLLQFTKPTLNWQFFGETLFYWGEQKKKDVAKDYFMSLKLKKGTD; from the coding sequence ATGGAATCAGGATTTGATTTCGTTCAACTGAAAACCACCTACGAGGCGATGAAAAACGGCCCCAAGGCCGATATTCGAAGAGCGTCCCTTCCACAGGATCTGGTCCTCCATGGGGCCTTCTACCGACTTCTGCCCGAGGGGACAGCCCCGACGCCCCAATGGCAGCGCGTCATCTTCATGCTCCCCTGGGCGGGACATCATCCCGAGGCTTTCTCCCTGGGCCAGCGCCTGGCCCAGGGAGAAAAGAAGGTTTCGGAGCAACGGCTCTTCCAGCTGCTGCGCTCCGAATTTCCCCAAGATCTTCTCCATTTGCGCCGTTTGCTTCAATTCACAAAGCCAACCCTAAACTGGCAATTTTTCGGAGAAACACTTTTCTATTGGGGCGAACAAAAAAAGAAAGACGTGGCCAAGGATTATTTCATGTCATTGAAATTAAAAAAAGGCACCGACTAA